In one window of Toxotes jaculatrix isolate fToxJac2 chromosome 10, fToxJac2.pri, whole genome shotgun sequence DNA:
- the gm2a gene encoding ganglioside GM2 activator isoform X1, which translates to MDASVTLAVTLSLVVAVAVSQVSCRRVTNAQILGFDWKNCGQPDAPAVLKTLSVSPDPITIPGDLKASASGSTSVELAAPLALNVTLEKEVAGFWVKIPCVEELGSCHYQDVCDLLNQLIPPGQDCPEPLHTYGLPCRCPFKDGSYSLPQSDFYLPYMDLPYWLTNGNYRVQGVLGSQGKELGCLKVALSIHSD; encoded by the exons ATGGACGCGTCGGTAACGTTGGCGGTGACACTGAGCCTGGTTGTAGCTGTTGCCGTGTCTCAGGTGAGCTGCAGGAGAGTCACTAACGCACAG ATTTTGGGATTCGACTGGAAGAACTGCGGGCAGCCCGACGCTCCGGCTGTACTGAAGACTCTGAGCGTGTCTCCAGACCCCATCACCATCCCTGGAGACCTGAAGGCCTCCGCCTCTGGATCCACATCTGTTGAACTCGCTGCTCCCCTGGCT ctgaATGTGACCCTGGAGAAGGAGGTGGCGGGTTTCTGGGTGAAGATTCCCTGTGTGGAGGAGTTGGGCAGTTGTCATTATCAGGACGTCTGTGATCTTCTGAACCAGCTGATCCCACCTGGTCAGGATTGTCCTGAACCGCTGCACACCTACGGACTGCCCTGCCGCTGTCCCTTCAAAGAC gGCTCGTACTCTCTCCCTCAGTCAGACTTCTACCTGCCCTACATGGATCTGCCCTACTGGCTGACTAACGGGAACTATCGGGTCCAGGGAGTCCTGGGCAGTCAGGGCAAAGAGCTGGGCTGTCTGAAAGTTGCTCTCTCCATTCACTCCGACTAA
- the thoc3 gene encoding THO complex subunit 3, with product MSSQYYQEMQESFKNNSKSREFPAHTAKVHSVAWSCDGRRLASGSFDKTASVFILEKDRLVKENNYRGHGDSVDQLCWHPTNPDLFVTASGDKTIRIWDVRTTKCIATVNTKGENINICWSPDGQTIAVGNKDDVVTFIDAKTHRSKAEEQFKFEVNEISWNNDNDMFFLTNGNGCINILSYPELKPIQSINAHPSNCICIKFDPTGKYFATGSADALVSLWDVEELVCVRCFSRLDWPVRTLSFSNDGKMLASASEDHFIDIAEVETGEKLWEVQCDSPTFTVAWHPKRPLLAYACDDKEGKYDNNREAGTVKLFGLPNDS from the exons ATGTCGTCGCAGTACTATCAAGAGATGCAGGAGAGcttcaaaaacaacagcaaaagtcGAGAATTCCCGGCTCATACCGCCAAAGTCCACTCCGTGGCGTGGAGCTGCGACGGCAGGAGACTCGCCTCTGGGTCCTTTGATAAAACAGCCAGCGTTTTTATCCTGGAAAAGGACCGCTTG GTAAAAGAGAACAACTACAGAGGTCATGGTGACAGCGTAGATCAGCTCTGCTGGCATCCAACCAACCCAGATCTGTTTGTCACAGCATCTGGAGACAAGACCATTCGCATATGGGATGTCCGTACCACCAAATGCATTGCCACTGTCAATACAAAAG gagaAAACATCAACATCTGCTGGAGCCCTGATGGTCAGACTATCGCTGTCGGGAACAAAGATGACGTGGTGACCTTCATCGACGCCAAGACTCATCGCTCCAAGGCAGAGGAACAGTTCAAGTTCGAGGTGAACGAGATCTCCTGGAACAACGACAACGACATGTTCTTCCTCACAAACGGCAACGGCTGCATCAATATTCTGAG ttaTCCAGAGCTGAAGCCCATTCAGTCCATCAACGCTCACCCATCCAACTGCATCTGTATCAAGTTCGACCCCACAGGAAAATATTTTGCCACAGGAAGTGCAGACGCCCTGGTCAGCCTGTGGGATGTGGAGGAGCTGGTGTGTGTCCGCTGTTTCTCcag GTTAGACTGGCCCGTTAGGACTCTGAGTTTCAGCAATGATGGCAAGATGTTGGCGTCGGCCTCCGAGGATCACTTCATAGACATCGCTGAGGTGGAAACAG GAGAGAAACTGTGGGAGGTTCAGTGTGATTCTCCAACCTTTACTGTGGCCTGGCACCCAAAGAGGCCGCTGCTGGCCTACGCCTGTGACGACAAGGAGGGAAAGTACGACAACAACCGAGAGGCGGGCACCGTCAAACTGTTCGGCCTCCCCAACGACTCCTGA
- the shtn3 gene encoding shootin-1 isoform X2, whose amino-acid sequence MCNRLTEERDEAERQLKHIKRVSQMVIEEVSVLQTQLEIEKSCRENAEALATKLNCENRKLKYLSLSSRPCLDELLPSISDCIALETDVDADAADGSSDTFSQYQQQVKELRETVNSLLEEKKNFVCQIHDQQRRIEELTVQSEKDQAEMKELRETVEQQRKTIKRFNRVSMMAAQEYEGMKDQLDLEQTLRVKAETYAHEMLVKQKEANRQSMLLLQSAEPSVQLLKALEDVAAITKTLEEERVQHQQKVQSLEAQLEQSCVKKQLEALQRQLELLEVEKKEVEGRLEQAEKKNEELENRVHELQETQKKIAMTTSTAPPPPEPGLAPPPAPPPQPPPPPPPPPPPPPPPPPSRCNPLSSLIAIMRKSSKGSKASVKAEQPPVAEGVDDVKVKAVNEMMERIKHGVVLRPVKSQDSKRIAVKQPPTCEEKQQESAMDELKGILDTVKRSPSRGSQESGPSPPGKKDSELEVILRRRRNKAGEAGSGDEREGQMSHVSSSDSLNGRRTSSDSGKDPEVPGGLSVPSDPPGSRVSTERRGSGPGPIVARRKSSDTGREAREGSWLERRSCSSLSEKETAESPVSNGCINSVVEDDRNVTEECVQSNGVDHGEPGEDAHADVCVGPVNGSADAEC is encoded by the exons atg TGCAACAGGCTGACTGAGGAGAGGGACGAGGCCGAGAGACAACTCAAACACATCAAGAGAG tgtctcagatGGTGATTGAGGAGGTGAGTGTTCTGCAGACTCAGCTGGAGATCGAGAAGTCGTGCCGGGAAAATGCAGAGGCCCTGGCCACAAag cTCAACTGTGAGAACAGGAAGTTGAAGTACCTGAGCCTGTCGTCTCGTCCGTGTTTGGACGAGCTGCTTCCCAGCATCTCAGACTGCATCGCGCTGGAGACGGACGTGGATGCGGACGCTGCAGACGGCAGCTCCGACACCTTCTCACAGTATCAACAGCAGGTTAAAG AGCTGAGGGAGACGGTGAACAGCTTgttggaggagaaaaagaatTTTGTTTGTCAGATTCATGACCAGCAGAGACGGATAGAGGAGCTGACTGTACAG TCAGAGAAAGATCAGGCAGAGATGAAGGAGCTTCGTGAAACTGTtgagcagcaaagaaaaaccatCAAGAGATTTAACAGAG TCTCCATGATGGCAGCTCAGGAGTACGAGGGGATGAAGGACCAGCTGGACTTGGAGCAGACCCTGAGAGTCAAAGCTGAGACTTACGCTCATGAG ATGCTGGTGAAGCAGAAGGAGGCCAACAGGCAGagtatgctgctgctgcagagtgcTGAGCCCAGCGTTCAGCTGCTCAAAGCTCTGGAGGACGTCGCTGCTATCACCAAAACCCTGGAGGAGGAGCGTGTGCAGCATCAGCAGAAG gtgcagaGTCTGGAGGCCCAGctggagcagagctgtgtgaagaagcagctggaggctctgcagaggcagctggagctgctggaggtagagaagaaggaggtggagggacgactggagcaggcagagaagaagaacgAGGAGCTGGAGAACAGAG TCCACGAGCTCCAGGAGACCCAGAAAAAGATCGCCATGACGACCAGCACAGCGCCCCCTCCCCCCGAACCTGGGTTGGCACCGCCTCCCGCACCTCCCCCACAGCCACCtccgccgcctcctcctccccctccgccacctcctccacctcccccatcGAGATGCAACCCCCTCAG CTCTCTGATAGCCATCATGAGGAAGTCTTCAAAAGGCTCGAAAGCCTCTGTGAAGGCAGAGCAGCCTCCAG TTGCTGAGGGTGTGGACGATGTGAAGGTGAAGGCGGTGAATGAGATGATGGAGAGGATCAAACATGGCGTCGTCCTGCGGCCCGTCAAGAGTCAGGACAGCAAG AGAATAGCAGTAAAA cagcctCCAACATGTGAGGAGAAACAACAGGAGAGCGCCATGGACGAACTGAAAGGCATCCTG GACACGGTGAAGAGGAGCCCCAGCAGAGGCTCCCAGGAGTCAGGGCCGTCCCCGCCGGGGAAGAAGGACAGTGAGCTGGAGGTCATCTTGAGACGCAGGCGCAACAAGGCGGGAGAGGCTGGCTCCGGAG atGAGCGCGAAGGCCAGATGAGCCACGTCTCCTCCTCCGACAGCCTGAACGGGAGGCGCACCAGCAGTGACTCAGGCAAAGATCCAGAGGTGCCGGGGGGACTGAGTGTCCCCTCTGACCCGCCTGGATCCAGGGTCAGCACGGAGAGAAGGGGGTCGGGGCCGGGACCCATAGTGGCCAGGAGGAAGAGTTCTGACACCGGCAGAGAGGCCAGAGAGGGCTCCTGGCTGGAGAGGAGGTcctgcagctctctgtctgAGAAGGAGACGGCAGAGTCTCCAGTCAGCAACGGCTGCATCAACAG TGTCGTGGAGGATGATCGAAATGTGACGGAGGAGTGTGTCCAGTCAAACGGAGTCGACCACGGCGAACCCGGCGAGGATGCACACGCCGACGTCTGCGTCGGCCCGGTCAACGGCAGCGCTGATGCTGAGTGCTAG
- the shtn3 gene encoding shootin-1 isoform X1, with amino-acid sequence MLPCSSSAQMEGCEEERDAHMQTECNRLTEERDEAERQLKHIKRVSQMVIEEVSVLQTQLEIEKSCRENAEALATKLNCENRKLKYLSLSSRPCLDELLPSISDCIALETDVDADAADGSSDTFSQYQQQVKELRETVNSLLEEKKNFVCQIHDQQRRIEELTVQSEKDQAEMKELRETVEQQRKTIKRFNRVSMMAAQEYEGMKDQLDLEQTLRVKAETYAHEMLVKQKEANRQSMLLLQSAEPSVQLLKALEDVAAITKTLEEERVQHQQKVQSLEAQLEQSCVKKQLEALQRQLELLEVEKKEVEGRLEQAEKKNEELENRVHELQETQKKIAMTTSTAPPPPEPGLAPPPAPPPQPPPPPPPPPPPPPPPPPSRCNPLSSLIAIMRKSSKGSKASVKAEQPPVAEGVDDVKVKAVNEMMERIKHGVVLRPVKSQDSKRIAVKQPPTCEEKQQESAMDELKGILDTVKRSPSRGSQESGPSPPGKKDSELEVILRRRRNKAGEAGSGDEREGQMSHVSSSDSLNGRRTSSDSGKDPEVPGGLSVPSDPPGSRVSTERRGSGPGPIVARRKSSDTGREAREGSWLERRSCSSLSEKETAESPVSNGCINSVVEDDRNVTEECVQSNGVDHGEPGEDAHADVCVGPVNGSADAEC; translated from the exons ATGCTTCCCTGCTCATCGTCCGCGCAGATGGAGGGTTGCGAGGAGGAGAGGgacgcacacatgcaaacagag TGCAACAGGCTGACTGAGGAGAGGGACGAGGCCGAGAGACAACTCAAACACATCAAGAGAG tgtctcagatGGTGATTGAGGAGGTGAGTGTTCTGCAGACTCAGCTGGAGATCGAGAAGTCGTGCCGGGAAAATGCAGAGGCCCTGGCCACAAag cTCAACTGTGAGAACAGGAAGTTGAAGTACCTGAGCCTGTCGTCTCGTCCGTGTTTGGACGAGCTGCTTCCCAGCATCTCAGACTGCATCGCGCTGGAGACGGACGTGGATGCGGACGCTGCAGACGGCAGCTCCGACACCTTCTCACAGTATCAACAGCAGGTTAAAG AGCTGAGGGAGACGGTGAACAGCTTgttggaggagaaaaagaatTTTGTTTGTCAGATTCATGACCAGCAGAGACGGATAGAGGAGCTGACTGTACAG TCAGAGAAAGATCAGGCAGAGATGAAGGAGCTTCGTGAAACTGTtgagcagcaaagaaaaaccatCAAGAGATTTAACAGAG TCTCCATGATGGCAGCTCAGGAGTACGAGGGGATGAAGGACCAGCTGGACTTGGAGCAGACCCTGAGAGTCAAAGCTGAGACTTACGCTCATGAG ATGCTGGTGAAGCAGAAGGAGGCCAACAGGCAGagtatgctgctgctgcagagtgcTGAGCCCAGCGTTCAGCTGCTCAAAGCTCTGGAGGACGTCGCTGCTATCACCAAAACCCTGGAGGAGGAGCGTGTGCAGCATCAGCAGAAG gtgcagaGTCTGGAGGCCCAGctggagcagagctgtgtgaagaagcagctggaggctctgcagaggcagctggagctgctggaggtagagaagaaggaggtggagggacgactggagcaggcagagaagaagaacgAGGAGCTGGAGAACAGAG TCCACGAGCTCCAGGAGACCCAGAAAAAGATCGCCATGACGACCAGCACAGCGCCCCCTCCCCCCGAACCTGGGTTGGCACCGCCTCCCGCACCTCCCCCACAGCCACCtccgccgcctcctcctccccctccgccacctcctccacctcccccatcGAGATGCAACCCCCTCAG CTCTCTGATAGCCATCATGAGGAAGTCTTCAAAAGGCTCGAAAGCCTCTGTGAAGGCAGAGCAGCCTCCAG TTGCTGAGGGTGTGGACGATGTGAAGGTGAAGGCGGTGAATGAGATGATGGAGAGGATCAAACATGGCGTCGTCCTGCGGCCCGTCAAGAGTCAGGACAGCAAG AGAATAGCAGTAAAA cagcctCCAACATGTGAGGAGAAACAACAGGAGAGCGCCATGGACGAACTGAAAGGCATCCTG GACACGGTGAAGAGGAGCCCCAGCAGAGGCTCCCAGGAGTCAGGGCCGTCCCCGCCGGGGAAGAAGGACAGTGAGCTGGAGGTCATCTTGAGACGCAGGCGCAACAAGGCGGGAGAGGCTGGCTCCGGAG atGAGCGCGAAGGCCAGATGAGCCACGTCTCCTCCTCCGACAGCCTGAACGGGAGGCGCACCAGCAGTGACTCAGGCAAAGATCCAGAGGTGCCGGGGGGACTGAGTGTCCCCTCTGACCCGCCTGGATCCAGGGTCAGCACGGAGAGAAGGGGGTCGGGGCCGGGACCCATAGTGGCCAGGAGGAAGAGTTCTGACACCGGCAGAGAGGCCAGAGAGGGCTCCTGGCTGGAGAGGAGGTcctgcagctctctgtctgAGAAGGAGACGGCAGAGTCTCCAGTCAGCAACGGCTGCATCAACAG TGTCGTGGAGGATGATCGAAATGTGACGGAGGAGTGTGTCCAGTCAAACGGAGTCGACCACGGCGAACCCGGCGAGGATGCACACGCCGACGTCTGCGTCGGCCCGGTCAACGGCAGCGCTGATGCTGAGTGCTAG
- the gm2a gene encoding ganglioside GM2 activator isoform X2, whose protein sequence is MDASVTLAVTLSLVVAVAVSQILGFDWKNCGQPDAPAVLKTLSVSPDPITIPGDLKASASGSTSVELAAPLALNVTLEKEVAGFWVKIPCVEELGSCHYQDVCDLLNQLIPPGQDCPEPLHTYGLPCRCPFKDGSYSLPQSDFYLPYMDLPYWLTNGNYRVQGVLGSQGKELGCLKVALSIHSD, encoded by the exons ATGGACGCGTCGGTAACGTTGGCGGTGACACTGAGCCTGGTTGTAGCTGTTGCCGTGTCTCAG ATTTTGGGATTCGACTGGAAGAACTGCGGGCAGCCCGACGCTCCGGCTGTACTGAAGACTCTGAGCGTGTCTCCAGACCCCATCACCATCCCTGGAGACCTGAAGGCCTCCGCCTCTGGATCCACATCTGTTGAACTCGCTGCTCCCCTGGCT ctgaATGTGACCCTGGAGAAGGAGGTGGCGGGTTTCTGGGTGAAGATTCCCTGTGTGGAGGAGTTGGGCAGTTGTCATTATCAGGACGTCTGTGATCTTCTGAACCAGCTGATCCCACCTGGTCAGGATTGTCCTGAACCGCTGCACACCTACGGACTGCCCTGCCGCTGTCCCTTCAAAGAC gGCTCGTACTCTCTCCCTCAGTCAGACTTCTACCTGCCCTACATGGATCTGCCCTACTGGCTGACTAACGGGAACTATCGGGTCCAGGGAGTCCTGGGCAGTCAGGGCAAAGAGCTGGGCTGTCTGAAAGTTGCTCTCTCCATTCACTCCGACTAA